The proteins below are encoded in one region of Flavobacterium nackdongense:
- a CDS encoding acetyl-CoA hydrolase/transferase family protein: MNKYVSAQEAVKIVKSGDRVYLQAAAAAPTILSNALTERASELRNVEVCHLHTEGEARYANPELSESFHVNSFFIGANVRHTLKTGNGSYTPVFLSELPYLFRKKVLNLDVAFIHVSPPDSHGYCSLGVSVEASLAAIECANIVVAQVNPQMPRTFGDGIVHISEIDYLVEVDMPIYSHSMEETTPSEDKIGSYIASLIEDESTLQMGIGSIPNAALAKLTHHKNLGLHTEMFSDGVIDLIESNVINGNFKGVGRGRALATFLIGSQRLYDFVNDNPFVEMKESSYVNDTARIRKNPKMIAINSAIEVDLTGQVCADSIGPRMYSGVGGQMDFIRGASLSEGGKAIIALPSITKNGDSRIVPFLKQGAGVVTTRSHIQYIITENGIANLYGKTLKQRVAEMVKIAHPDHQEWIDKEYYALVSGK; the protein is encoded by the coding sequence ATGAACAAATATGTATCTGCTCAGGAAGCGGTAAAAATTGTAAAATCTGGCGACCGCGTATACCTTCAAGCGGCGGCAGCTGCGCCAACCATTTTATCGAACGCTTTGACCGAACGAGCCTCGGAATTGCGCAATGTGGAAGTCTGTCATTTGCACACCGAAGGAGAAGCGCGTTACGCAAATCCTGAGCTTTCGGAAAGCTTTCACGTCAATTCTTTTTTTATTGGAGCGAATGTTCGGCACACTTTAAAAACAGGCAACGGTTCATATACTCCCGTTTTCCTTAGCGAATTACCTTATTTGTTTCGAAAAAAAGTGTTGAACTTGGACGTAGCTTTTATACACGTTTCTCCTCCTGACAGCCACGGCTATTGCTCCCTTGGCGTATCGGTAGAAGCTAGTTTAGCGGCTATTGAATGTGCCAATATAGTAGTAGCGCAAGTAAACCCACAAATGCCTAGAACTTTTGGCGATGGAATAGTTCACATCTCCGAAATTGATTATTTAGTAGAAGTGGATATGCCAATTTATAGCCATTCGATGGAAGAAACCACCCCGTCTGAAGACAAAATCGGTTCTTATATCGCCTCTTTGATTGAGGATGAAAGCACTTTGCAAATGGGTATTGGATCTATTCCGAATGCGGCTTTGGCAAAACTAACCCATCATAAAAATCTGGGACTGCACACCGAAATGTTTTCGGATGGCGTCATCGATTTAATCGAGAGCAATGTGATCAACGGCAATTTCAAAGGCGTAGGCAGAGGACGAGCATTGGCAACTTTCTTAATTGGTTCCCAACGTTTATATGACTTTGTCAATGACAATCCTTTTGTAGAAATGAAAGAGTCCTCCTATGTGAATGACACGGCTAGAATTCGAAAAAACCCAAAAATGATCGCAATCAATTCAGCTATCGAAGTCGATTTAACAGGTCAAGTTTGTGCAGATTCTATTGGCCCTCGAATGTATTCTGGCGTTGGTGGCCAAATGGATTTTATTCGTGGCGCTTCTTTGAGTGAAGGAGGAAAAGCGATTATTGCATTGCCTTCTATCACCAAAAATGGCGATAGCAGAATCGTTCCGTTTTTGAAACAAGGCGCTGGAGTGGTGACCACCCGATCGCACATTCAATACATAATTACTGAGAATGGTATTGCCAATTTGTACGGAAAAACACTGAAACAACGCGTTGCTGAAATGGTAAAAATCGCTCATCCCGACCATCAAGAGTGGATTGACAAAGAATATTATGCTTTAGTCTCTGGCAAATAA
- the gpmI gene encoding 2,3-bisphosphoglycerate-independent phosphoglycerate mutase, with amino-acid sequence MSKKVILMILDGWGNSPDPKVSAIDNANIPFIKSLYTKYAVGQLRTDGLNVGLPEGQMGNSEVGHMNLGAGRIVYQDLAKINLAVENNSMAQEQVLIDAFQYAKDKNVNLHLLGLVSDGGVHSHTSHLRGLIDATQAFGLEKVFVHAFTDGRDVDPKSGATYIQNLENYIANTSAKIASVVGRYYAMDRDKRWERVKIAYDLVVNGTGKQSKDAVKSIEESYENNVTDEFINPIIMVDENDQPLATIKEGDVVVFFNFRTDRGRELTETLSQRDFHEHNMHKLNLYYVTLTNYDETYENVKVVYNKDNVTETLGEVLEKANKKQIRIAETEKYPHVTFFFSGGREIPFEGESRILKNSPKVATYDLKPEMSAYELADALVPELNKGEVDFVCLNFANGDMVGHTGVMSAAIQACEAVDKCVEKVITAALANDYTTLIIADHGNCETMINPDGSPNTAHTTNPVPIILVDKELKSIQDGVLGDLAPTILDLMQIEKPAVMTRHSLL; translated from the coding sequence ATGAGCAAAAAAGTAATCCTTATGATTCTTGACGGTTGGGGGAATTCTCCCGATCCAAAAGTATCCGCAATAGACAATGCCAATATCCCTTTTATCAAAAGTTTGTATACAAAATATGCAGTTGGGCAGCTAAGAACCGATGGTTTAAATGTAGGTTTGCCAGAAGGGCAAATGGGGAATTCCGAAGTGGGACACATGAACCTGGGTGCTGGTAGAATTGTCTATCAAGATTTGGCCAAAATTAATTTGGCTGTAGAAAATAATTCAATGGCGCAAGAACAAGTGTTGATTGATGCTTTTCAATACGCCAAAGATAAAAATGTTAACTTACACCTGCTAGGACTAGTTTCCGACGGTGGCGTGCATTCTCATACTTCGCATTTGCGCGGTTTGATCGATGCCACACAAGCTTTCGGTTTAGAAAAAGTATTCGTTCACGCTTTTACGGACGGTCGTGATGTGGATCCAAAATCGGGAGCCACTTATATCCAAAATCTGGAAAACTATATTGCAAATACTTCTGCGAAAATTGCTTCGGTAGTGGGAAGATATTATGCAATGGACCGAGACAAACGTTGGGAGAGAGTGAAAATCGCCTACGATTTAGTAGTAAACGGAACGGGAAAACAGTCTAAAGACGCTGTAAAAAGCATCGAAGAAAGTTACGAAAATAACGTAACCGACGAATTTATCAATCCAATTATAATGGTGGACGAAAACGACCAACCATTGGCTACAATCAAAGAAGGAGATGTGGTTGTTTTCTTCAATTTCAGAACCGATCGAGGTCGCGAATTGACCGAAACCCTTTCGCAAAGAGATTTCCACGAGCACAACATGCACAAACTCAATTTGTATTATGTAACGCTTACCAATTACGACGAAACCTATGAGAATGTAAAAGTAGTTTACAACAAAGACAACGTAACAGAAACATTGGGTGAAGTTTTAGAAAAAGCCAACAAAAAACAAATCAGAATTGCCGAAACCGAGAAATATCCACACGTGACTTTCTTCTTTTCTGGTGGTAGAGAAATTCCTTTTGAAGGGGAATCAAGAATCTTGAAGAACTCACCAAAAGTGGCTACCTATGATTTAAAACCGGAAATGAGTGCCTATGAATTGGCAGATGCCTTGGTTCCAGAATTGAATAAAGGTGAAGTTGATTTTGTATGTTTGAATTTTGCTAATGGCGATATGGTAGGACACACTGGAGTGATGAGTGCAGCCATTCAAGCCTGTGAAGCGGTTGATAAATGCGTAGAAAAAGTAATTACTGCGGCTTTGGCCAATGATTATACCACATTGATTATTGCCGATCACGGAAATTGCGAAACGATGATTAACCCTGATGGTTCGCCAAATACGGCGCATACGACAAATCCAGTTCCAATTATTTTGGTGGACAAAGAATTGAAATCAATTCAAGATGGCGTTTTAGGAGATTTAGCTCCTACTATTTTGGATTTGATGCAAATTGAAAAGCCAGCTGTGATGACTAGACATTCACTTTTGTAG
- a CDS encoding DUF5916 domain-containing protein: MPKFYSSYLLFFILLNFCAFGQKKTLQAKYTNESINIDGKITEEAWKTAPLATDFIMYEPDNGKPISESKKTDVKILYDNTAIYVSAILYDDQPTQISRELTNRDEFGVADVFSIFVNGNNDGQQDFRFFVSAAGVQMDCLATETSEDYNWDAIWDSKVKITDIGWVVEMKIPYAALRFSKAAKQTWGLNFTREIKRGDQDQIYTWSFVDAKIGAVITQEGILEGIENIKTPTRLFFIPYTSAYYQKDDYAADKTFKVGMDIKYGINDAFTLDAILVPDFGQTKFDNAILNLEPFEQQFDENRAFFTEATDLFSKGNLFYSRRIGGEPTTEPIVAANEEVTEYPSSTDLLNAVKVSGRTEKGLGIGVLNAITEKTFATIENTDTGETRKEVIEPLVNYNVLVLDQRFNQNSSVSLINTSTVRNGDFRDANVSGLLFDLNTKANTYKLSGDFKYSTVKNNDFYSLLNNGLENYDGYKTQLSFAKTSGKYRYMFSGKYLSENYDINDLGIIFVNNYHSGYAEMSYRIVNPTKNFNSFKASQNINLEIQNTTGKFQEAWYQAKFSAINKKNQYWEGKIQANLFDRYNFYEPRVYGEYVFVPKSFVSYLYFASNDNKKFSIDIDGSIEKFNEDGRIIYAISPAISNRFSDKFSLSYNLIYTRKVNDRGWVGFDGDDIIFAERNREIVDHYFTGKYSITNKMSLNLVARYYWSYAENHEFLTLQDNGHLTTNTTYDKNKNRNFNSWNFDFSYSWWFAPGSELAVLYRNYALESTNIVEKNIQSNLDNVFDTNLTSIFSISLRYYIDYNSLRSKR; encoded by the coding sequence ATGCCCAAATTTTACTCAAGTTATCTCCTTTTTTTTATTTTACTAAATTTTTGTGCTTTTGGCCAAAAAAAGACACTTCAGGCAAAATATACCAACGAAAGCATTAATATCGACGGAAAAATTACTGAAGAAGCCTGGAAAACAGCTCCGCTTGCCACAGATTTTATTATGTACGAGCCTGATAATGGCAAACCCATCAGCGAAAGTAAAAAGACTGATGTTAAAATACTATACGATAATACTGCAATTTATGTTTCAGCTATTTTATATGACGACCAACCTACCCAAATTTCACGAGAATTAACCAATAGGGACGAGTTTGGTGTGGCTGATGTTTTTTCGATTTTTGTCAACGGAAATAATGACGGACAGCAAGATTTCCGCTTTTTTGTTAGTGCAGCTGGCGTTCAGATGGATTGTTTGGCAACTGAAACCTCTGAAGATTATAATTGGGATGCCATTTGGGATAGCAAAGTAAAAATTACCGATATTGGTTGGGTGGTCGAGATGAAAATTCCTTACGCTGCTTTGCGATTTTCCAAGGCTGCCAAACAAACTTGGGGTCTTAATTTTACCCGTGAAATCAAGCGAGGAGATCAAGACCAGATTTACACCTGGAGTTTTGTAGATGCCAAAATTGGTGCTGTGATTACCCAAGAAGGAATATTGGAAGGTATCGAAAATATCAAAACACCCACCCGACTTTTCTTTATTCCTTACACTTCGGCTTACTATCAAAAAGACGATTATGCCGCAGATAAGACTTTCAAAGTGGGGATGGATATCAAATATGGCATCAATGACGCCTTCACCCTCGATGCGATTTTAGTGCCTGATTTTGGGCAAACCAAATTCGACAATGCCATTTTGAACCTGGAACCATTCGAGCAACAATTTGACGAAAACAGAGCTTTTTTCACCGAAGCAACTGATTTGTTTTCAAAAGGAAATCTTTTCTACTCTAGAAGAATTGGCGGTGAGCCAACGACCGAACCGATCGTGGCAGCGAATGAAGAGGTAACCGAATATCCGAGTTCGACCGATTTATTGAATGCAGTAAAGGTTTCGGGCAGAACCGAAAAAGGGCTCGGAATTGGAGTTTTGAATGCCATTACCGAAAAAACATTTGCCACGATCGAAAATACAGATACTGGCGAAACACGAAAGGAAGTTATTGAACCCTTGGTCAATTATAATGTGTTGGTTTTAGATCAAAGATTCAATCAAAATTCATCAGTTTCGTTGATAAATACAAGCACTGTTCGGAATGGTGATTTTCGCGATGCCAATGTTTCCGGCCTATTATTCGATTTAAATACCAAAGCCAATACCTATAAATTGTCGGGAGATTTCAAATATAGCACCGTTAAGAATAATGATTTTTATTCCCTTTTGAATAATGGGTTGGAAAATTACGATGGTTACAAAACACAATTGAGTTTTGCTAAAACTAGCGGAAAATACCGTTATATGTTCTCTGGGAAGTACCTTTCTGAAAATTATGACATCAATGACTTGGGGATTATTTTTGTGAATAATTACCATTCAGGTTATGCGGAGATGAGTTATAGGATTGTCAATCCAACCAAAAATTTTAACTCTTTCAAGGCTTCACAAAATATTAATTTAGAAATTCAAAATACGACCGGGAAGTTTCAAGAAGCGTGGTATCAAGCTAAGTTTTCGGCTATTAATAAAAAAAATCAATATTGGGAAGGGAAAATACAAGCAAATCTTTTCGATCGCTATAATTTTTATGAGCCGAGAGTGTATGGTGAATATGTTTTTGTGCCAAAGAGCTTCGTTTCGTATTTGTACTTTGCATCCAACGATAATAAAAAGTTCTCCATAGATATTGACGGTTCTATCGAAAAATTTAACGAAGACGGCAGAATTATTTATGCCATTTCGCCTGCAATTAGCAACCGATTCAGTGATAAATTTTCCTTATCATACAACCTGATTTATACCCGAAAAGTCAATGATCGCGGTTGGGTTGGATTTGATGGTGACGATATCATTTTTGCCGAGCGTAACCGCGAAATTGTAGATCATTATTTTACAGGTAAATATTCGATTACCAATAAAATGTCCCTAAATCTAGTGGCAAGATACTATTGGTCCTATGCCGAAAATCACGAGTTTCTAACCTTGCAGGACAATGGTCATTTGACCACAAATACCACTTACGACAAAAATAAAAATCGGAATTTCAACTCCTGGAATTTTGATTTTTCGTATTCTTGGTGGTTTGCTCCAGGCAGTGAATTGGCGGTTTTATATCGAAATTATGCCTTAGAAAGTACCAATATTGTGGAAAAAAACATTCAATCTAATCTTGATAATGTATTTGACACGAATCTGACCAGTATTTTTTCGATTAGTCTTCGCTATTATATCGACTACAATTCCCTTCGTAGCAAAAGATAA
- a CDS encoding murein L,D-transpeptidase catalytic domain family protein, translating to MIYKIFPAALLLLISLYSNKKDFTTPLKSENKAIVTDLNPSSDSNIEITYNKLTTNQFDIPHIESFREALKGFYLLKEKGLVEKNIITLVDFSLSSNTKRLWVIDLETNTVLYNSLVAHGRNTGEEFANRFSNSNSSYQSSLGIYLTGEVYTGKHGMSLKLDGLEKGINDHARARGVVMHSANYVSNSFIKCNKRLGRSQGCPAIPQELLAEIVNTIKNKSYLFIYHPSRSLEKNSPLFS from the coding sequence ATGATTTATAAGATATTTCCTGCTGCATTATTACTGTTAATTTCTTTATATTCTAACAAAAAAGATTTCACCACACCCCTGAAGTCTGAAAATAAAGCAATTGTAACGGATTTAAATCCAAGTTCAGATTCTAACATAGAAATCACATACAACAAACTGACTACCAATCAGTTTGACATCCCTCATATTGAAAGTTTTAGAGAAGCACTCAAAGGTTTTTATTTGTTAAAAGAAAAAGGGCTGGTCGAGAAAAATATCATAACCCTCGTGGATTTTAGCTTATCGTCGAATACCAAAAGACTTTGGGTAATCGATTTAGAGACAAATACCGTTTTATACAATTCTTTAGTTGCCCACGGAAGAAATACGGGCGAGGAATTTGCGAACCGTTTTTCGAACTCCAATAGTTCGTATCAAAGTAGTTTAGGTATCTATCTCACCGGAGAAGTATACACAGGAAAACACGGCATGTCGCTCAAACTAGATGGGCTTGAAAAAGGAATCAATGACCACGCAAGAGCAAGAGGCGTAGTGATGCATTCAGCAAATTATGTCTCCAATTCATTTATAAAATGCAACAAAAGATTAGGCAGAAGTCAAGGTTGTCCTGCGATTCCACAAGAACTGCTCGCTGAAATTGTTAATACCATCAAGAATAAATCTTATTTGTTCATTTACCATCCTTCAAGGAGCTTAGAAAAAAACTCTCCCCTATTTTCATAA